Part of the Girardinichthys multiradiatus isolate DD_20200921_A chromosome 14, DD_fGirMul_XY1, whole genome shotgun sequence genome is shown below.
AATCTTTCATCAGTTTAGTTACTACCATTTTCTTACCTAATTAAGAAAACCCAAATCATTTTTCTATTTAGGAAACTGTTCCTGTAATTCAGTGTCAGGATGAACTAGCAGGGAATTTCCTGAGTGATCAGGTTTTATAGTTTCTGATAATCTGTTTATGTTGGTTTACAGTCAGTCGGGTCAGAGGGTTTCAAGCTATAATTAGTAGCTCAGTGAAAGCTAAAGTGCCAGCATAAAATATTCTATTTCTTGCATGTTTAATGGTTTATGTAAATGAAACCACCGCTTTAGAATATGTGATTAATGATTCAAGAAATACCCAAAACCAGTTTCATCTTATTTTCTAAGTATTGATAGATAATTGCTCACTGATTCACTGGTAACTCACAACCCTGGAAGCCTTTATTTTCAGCTGCATAAAAATCATTTCAGCATTCCCTGTGTTCTTGTTCTAACTTGTTTAGACCAGGAAAGTCCTTGGCTTAATGTAGAGAAGTTATGGgccttttaaacatgttttaaactcATAAAGTCTTGTGGATGTTAAACGCAGGTACTGCTTAGATTTCTTTTCATCATATGCGTGTGAAAAACATGAAGGCTGCATTTGAAAACACATCCAGAGAttaaaatactaagaaaatatgttttaaatgtgtgacGTGCTGCTAAAACAACTTTTGATGTGGATTTGTctcatttattttctgtctgatgGTTTCCGGGGTTTTTGCTCTCTTGTCCATCCCTCACCAAATCAGTCATAACATTATGACTACTGACAGGCAACTAGCGTAATTATATTAACCCGAATTAAAAGAGGTAGAGGGGGTGTTTTAAAACCTTTGGGAACGCAGTTAAATTTGcacaaatcaacaaaaaaacttaacaaatttgtttgtttttttgtttatttttctcaacAGATAACATGCTATATGTGTAACAGGAtaaatcatgtaatttttttattcttctgaTTACACTGTTTTGTTCCTCAGAACCAACAATGAACATTCAGGGGCAGGACTTTGCAGAGAAGAGATACGATCCACTTGACAAAACTCTGAAGTTTGTTAACAGGGAAGATGATTTGGATCCAGTGTGTAagattaattttctttttctgtgacTCAGCAAAAAGGCAACATGACATGCAAAACTGGTCCAAGGCCTAGGCAAACTATGCAGCTGCTTAGGGCCCCAAGACCAATAGGAGCCCCCACCTAGAGCACTACAATCATCACATAATCCATGAAAatgcaaaaagtaaaacatctcAATCGGCTttgcaaaagaaaatgtttaatccttgattattttaatttaatcggTGTTCATATATCCTTTATTTATCTAGTTAAAAACTGAGCTATTAGCGATAGAAATGATCTTTAAATAGAGCCCTGGGCACCATGACAGTAACACATACAGCAAATGAAACACATGACCTTTGTGTTGTCAAGAGTTTATTGAGACTAAAGATTTCTGAGTTAAATGTTAGTATTAGTCTAGCTGTTTTTATCTTTCTACACAGTACTGTCACCTAAACTAAAGACGtaaggaaaaacacagaaatatttgAACACTGATGATATCAAGGGGTTATTAGCTAAGCTGTGGTCATTGATGGTGCTTGGAGGAGCCCCAAATAGCCTATTAtttaatttggatgaataataACCATCACTGGATATCTAATGCATGATTCTTTAATCTCCTCAGCCTCCGATTATAACTCTCTCAGAGCTGAGATGTCCTGCGGTCATGCGGTCACTCCTGATTCCCTGACACAGTGGTGTCGCAGCCAGCTGGACGAGGTATGTTTAACACAACTCATGCATacttaaaaagaaaaccttGGTTCTTTGACCACAGATGGACTTAACCATTAGGCAAAGCTACGTAGTCGTCTGGGGCTTCACGATAACTGGGGCCTCTAAAATAAACTCAAAGCACGGGATTCATTTTAGGAGAAACATTGAGAAGCTCACCTTTCAAGATACATGTAATCCAATCAGTTATATGTTtatattaaaaatctgaaatagatTCCCATCCAATATATCTTTTATATAATTCTGAATATCCTAAACTTGTAATGGATAAAAAAAAGTCATTAGTGATGTCCAGTTCTCAAATGATAATACAACTGGAGTAGCAACATGCAACAATATACTTACAAGCATCTGCAAAAAgagaaattaacttttcaaaataaaaaatgaaaataagtttTTAGGTAGAATCAATAGTAGTTCAGCTCACATAAAGGGTGAAAAGTGAAGTGAGTTGTTCTTGGAAGAATGAGCTTTGAGGATGTCTGAAAATATTAAGGATGTTTAGGAACTATTGAATATCTGCATACATATACAGTCTAACCAGTACAAATACAAACAGCTACTCAAACTTTAAAGATTTTAGATATCTTAAGCTTAGTTGTCCTAATTTACTTCTAGGGTTGGAATTCTTGCATTATAAATTGCATAGAAACCTTGTCTAACAAATCTTAAAATTTGTTGCTTTTAATTAATACAGTATCTTTTATTTCCACCCACATCTATAGTTGAAGTGAACCAggattataaatgtttttaatggttaGAAAGACATTAATTCATCAGCCACAATAAGGGTTGAGTTAAATAAGGATTAAGCAGCAAAAAAAGGGCAAAATTATTGCTTTTAACTTTGGGCACCGGTATGACAAAGTCTGCCTCTGGCCTTCAATAAAGTTTGGTTCTGTGGGTCCAAATtaactatgttttatttttaagggaATTTGTAAATTCAGATGTCCTGCGGTGGTGGAGGGCACCAAACTGTGCAATAGACTGTGGTCGTACCAGGAGGTGCGCAGACTGGCTGATCTGACCGTTGATGAAATTGCGGATTTTGAGCAGCAGATGGCCAACCTGTCTGTTTCAGAATACTGTGAGGTTCAGTCGGTGAGTCGTCAAATGATCCGGGCCTCTttttaaactttccttttttaaactaaaccaAACACTGAAACTTAGCGATTGGACCTTTCTGCTTTTCTCATCAGTGTCCAAAATGTAAAACCAGCGTGGAGAGGAAGGATCTGTCCAATCTGTGCGTGGAGTGCGTCATTTGTTCAGCTGACCAGAAAAATACCTACTTGTTCTGCTGGCAATGCCAAAAGAAATGGAAGGGCCCGGGTCCTCGATCAGATCGCTGCAACAATGACGGCTGCATCAACAGGGACCTACAGCTGCTGCAGACCTGTAAATACATCAGCCTGCCTGAGGTGGAGGGCGTTACCAGCTGTCCCTCAGTCCGAGCCTGTCCTGTATGTGGCATGAAGGTGGAACACAACCAAAAGTACTGTAAAAATGTTACGTGCCCTCGCTGTCGCACAACCTTCTGTTTTGTGTGCCTGAAGCGAAAGACTGAGTGTGTTCAAACCAGTTCACCGTACCAAATCTGTCCCAGCGGCGTGGCTCCGAGACAGACCCGCATCCCTGTGTGGAAGAAATGATGGCAGGACAGTTTGTCTGATGAAAGTTACAATTTAACAGGAGAATTTCTGGAGtttataaaatctaaaaaatatatcCAAAGCTACAGACTGAGGGGTAAACAAAAGGTGTTATTTATGGACatcttattttaaatgtttatgtaaGTCATAGCAAATTTAATTACTTTAAAGTTTACACAAATTAATGAATGGTTGAAAAAGCTCTTGAGcattaaggaatatttctcatctGCTTGTTTGGCTACAGGTAAAATATACATAGTAGTTTGATATATTTCGAATTTTGCCTCATATTTCTAAGGCTTAAACGCTGAAACATGTgacattgtgtaaaaaaaaagcaaaataatatGCATCTTAACAGTTTTCTGTTCAGAATGTTGTATTTATGCTTCTGTGATTCTTTTATTTTGCGTTCAATGAATTAAAATAGGATTTTGTAGAGGATCaaccaaaaaagaaatatattaaCACTGATGTTAAGTGAATCCAATTAATATTTAACTGTGAGCCATTGCtaaatatttattgtaaataaaacccTGGACGTATACCCTCTGTATATGAAGTGCCCGCTACACAATGCAAACGTTTCATCTGTTTGTGTTACCATGTTTGCATATTATTGCCTTTTCATTACTTCCTTCCAGTACTTTCAGTTACTGGCTGTGAAATGGGAAATAAACTACCTATTAAAATGATTCATTCATGGTTTAAAATATCTCAGATTTTCGCATTACAGTTCCTTATTTCAAAGACAGgttttctacagatgatccTCTGGAGCCACAGTGCGGCTCCTGACCGTGCAGGTCCTATACTTCCAGTACGAAACCAGCAGAGCGACCAAGAAGAACACAGCAGCAGACCAGGTAACACTGGGAGCTAAAATGATTTTCCCATCGGGCTCGCTGTTGAATAGAGATCAGAAAAGTTAATTTAGTCctggcagcatcttgctgtaGAGCAGACCAGACTATGAAGTATACTTGCCCTGTGCTGCGACCAGAGGGTGAGTTTGTGTCTTCTACAGGAGGAGCAACATCAGGGTACAGACACAACCGTCTGTCGGGGCAAAACACTTCCCCTTGGTATCCTTTCATCTGAGAATAtaagaaaacagataaaaaaggcTGTGGAAATTCAGATGAGAACCTGATGTGCTGAAAACTGTACTCATACAGATTGATGGAAATcttttgtacatttatttacGATATTTTTATACTTATATCCACTCAATGTACAGTTGTAGCCAAAAGTCTTGGTAGTGACACACATGTTTTGTGGCTTCAAAGgcattttataaattaaaaaaagcttttattagCACATGAATAAAATGTACATGACTATAATATTTGCAATGTTGACCCCTCTTTATAACTTCTACAACCTTCCTTTCAGCACACTGGAAATACGCTTCAGGTATAAAATTCTGTCTGTTGGTGACCACTTCCTGTCTTATATGTTTACCTTCACCTTGTTTACAATTTGTTTGTCACGTCTTCGTCTAAGGGTTTCATCTCACTGTGTATCTAGAATCACTCACCTCCACTTGCTGCCAGTAcagagcaagctctgcactgcaACCAAATTTCTCACCTTCCAAATTTAATAATCCAGAAAACTGTTATTTGAGGTTAAGCAGCACTTTACTGCATGTCAAGCTATTCTGCTACAAAACGGTGGCTGTTTGAAGAAGACAATGTTTTTAAAGCACATCTGTCTTTCATAGCACTCCGCGAAATGGATCAGTAAGGATTTCACCTGATTAAGCTCTTAAGTAAAAATAGATCTGATTACTGTGTTTGATAatcaaaaacattattaaattgaatatttaaaaccaaaaaaaatacaaatttatatatgcatatataaatTTCAACAGTAAACATTGattatttgtttaattgtaAAATACATTTCGTTTtacaagattattttttttaaatcccatGAGAAGCAGTATTTCCCTTTATATTACCTGAACggcgccccctgctggacagTCTACCCATTCAGAGCCAGGTAGCTGGATCTGGTACCTGTTCAGTCCAGAACATCTGTGTCTGTAGCAACGACCCTCAGCAGAGCTGCTGATCCGAACAACACTTCCCTGAAAGACAGGAAGAGAAACAATGCAGGGTAAATATGTTTaggagatagatagatagatagatagatagatagatagatagatagatagatagatagatagatagatagatagatagatagatagatagatagatagatagatagatagatagatagatagatagatagatagatagatagatagatagatagatagatagatagatagatagatagatagatagatagatagatagatagatagatagatagatagatagatagatagatagatagatagatagatagatagatagatagatagatagatagatagatagatagatagatagatagatagatagatagatagatagatagatagatagatagatagatagatagatagatagatagatagatagatagatagatagatagatagatagatagatagatagatagatagatagatagatagatagatagatagatagatagatagatagatagatagatagatagatagatagatagatagatagatagatagatagatagatagatagatagatagatagatagatagatagatagatagatagatagatagatagatagatagatagatagatagatagatagatagatagatagatagatagatagatagatagatagatagatagatagatagatagatagatagatagatagatagatagatagatagatagatagatagatagatagatagatagatagatagatagatagatagatagatagatagatagatagatagatagatagatagatagatagatagatagattattACAGACTTGtccaaataacataaaaaacaaagaggataaaaaaaatacataaaaaagaaaattcataaaaaaactCCTAATCTTTTAGGAGGCAGTCGTACCAATGTTTCCAATGTGCAGATATGTATCTTACTGCACTATATTTAATGTTAGTCAGCAGTAGAATAATTCTATTATTAGattctgaaaactgaaaactacTAAGTCATCAGCATACATCGGGTGGTTTACAACTGTGTCTCCAACCACACAGCCAGTTTTACACAGACTTAACTGCTTAGAAAGGTCATTCATATAAAAATTGAACAATACAGGTGAGAGAATGCCTCCCTGTCTGAACTGTTtactgtttaaatttccttccTGTTTTTATATATCTTACCATCTATAAGATTACTGATTGAATAAAGATCTAATAGAACATGTACAAACATTAAAACCTAACTATAAAGCTAAGCCTAAAACCAGGttttaacctttaaaaatcACTTGGATTTGTGGTAACTGCATTTTGATCCCTCTTTGTCAATATTGTCCTGTAAGGTTTTAATATTTCGCATTGACAGTAAACACACTCACCTGTCTGATGAGGCTAGAGAAGAAGCAGCGGCTGTCAAAGCCAAAAATCTCTCCACTCCAGTTATGTGCAGGAGaccattttgtgttttcttgctTCCAACATTCACTctgaagaagacaaaaatagtttaa
Proteins encoded:
- the LOC124881247 gene encoding E3 ubiquitin-protein ligase RNF19A-like, which encodes MNIQGQDFAEKRYDPLDKTLKFVNREDDLDPVSSDYNSLRAEMSCGHAVTPDSLTQWCRSQLDEGICKFRCPAVVEGTKLCNRLWSYQEVRRLADLTVDEIADFEQQMANLSVSEYCEVQSCPKCKTSVERKDLSNLCVECVICSADQKNTYLFCWQCQKKWKGPGPRSDRCNNDGCINRDLQLLQTCKYISLPEVEGVTSCPSVRACPVCGMKVEHNQKYCKNVTCPRCRTTFCFVCLKRKTECVQTSSPYQICPSGVAPRQTRIPVWKK